The proteins below come from a single Sorghum bicolor cultivar BTx623 chromosome 4, Sorghum_bicolor_NCBIv3, whole genome shotgun sequence genomic window:
- the LOC110434549 gene encoding mucin-7-like: MRPTAPLPTPQATRPSPAQPPWAAHPLLRPLPRATSVLQPSPPAGSARHPSAIGLLADDEHPGQYAVVVSRLHPEHSASSVPSSSRAGKPSADAMESTPGATTTTTLLRRKKVSSSSAKRKESGMKQQKEQPTKQLKSPAGPMSPLIPARSTGIRMMLSSPRVSPRLMSPSTTLANSPLQPPTSALEKKINNLDHGSPHLIKRRKLISEIWEDFEAIYDGGNVAQAQCLHCHMLFKVLFRTGSKNLTIAILQSRQEEAISFSTSYTN, from the exons ATGCGTCCAACCGCGCCGCTGCCGACGCCACAGGCGACTCGGCCGTCGCCGGCGCAACCTCCATGGGCGGCTCATCCCCTGTTGCGGCCATTGCCACGGGCGACTTCGGTACTGCAGCCATCTCCCCCTGCCGGGAGTGCCCGACACCCCAGCGCCATTGGGCTCCTTGCCGACGATGAGCACCCAG GCCAATACGCTGTGGTTGTATCTCGCCTACATCCGGAACACTCTGCTTCTAGTGTTCCCAGTTCATCACGAGCCGGCAAGCCTAGTGCTGATGCAATGGAATCAACACCTGGTGCCACTACCACCACCACTTTATTGAGAAGAAAG AAAGTTTCCTCATCATCAGCTAAGCGGAAGGAATCCGGAATGAAACAGCAAAAAGAACAACCAACAAAACAGTTGAAGTCACCAGCAGGGCCAATGTCGCCACTCATTCCAGCAAGATCAACAGGGATAAGGATGATGCTATCATCCCCAAGGGTATCCCCAAGGTTGATGTCTCCATCTACGACATTGGCAAACTCCCCACTACAGCCCCCAACATCTGCTTTGGAGAAAAAAATAAACAATCTTGATCATG GATCTCCACATCTGATTAAAAGGCGCAAACTTATATCTGAGATATGGGAAGATTTTGAGGCAATATATGATGGTGGAAATGTGGCTCAAGCTCAGTGCTTACACTGCCATATGTTATTCAAG GTATTGTTTAGGACTGGAAGTAAGAACTTAACCATTGCTATACTTCAATCAAGACAGGAGGAAGCCATTTCATTCTCAACTAGCTACACCAATTGA